In Duganella zoogloeoides, a single genomic region encodes these proteins:
- a CDS encoding NF038120 family PEP-CTERM protein — protein sequence MTFFQSKLRQLTAATVGALAVMSATPALAGVIDFESVAPNIYGGTEVITQSGYSLTVIDTPAAGPGGTGFAGAIGDGSDPFLCTVAACPTGNASQFYLGVNDGSLRVTRTDNHLFQLTGLDYAFLAPVGGLGGYTYGQLTLVGELSNGTKVSYAYDFPVLDSLGYSPFETLSLTAFGGNYFSSVTIGSCLFDGNGGCASPLAGAENQSQFAIDNLQVTPVPEPETYALMGLGLGLVGWMSRRRSRAASAARTNIVANTIAA from the coding sequence ATGACATTCTTCCAATCGAAACTGCGCCAACTGACTGCCGCCACCGTGGGCGCGCTTGCCGTGATGTCCGCCACGCCGGCGCTGGCGGGGGTGATCGATTTCGAGTCGGTCGCGCCGAACATCTATGGCGGCACCGAAGTCATCACCCAATCCGGCTACAGCCTGACCGTGATCGATACTCCTGCCGCCGGTCCTGGCGGCACCGGTTTTGCCGGCGCCATCGGCGATGGCAGCGATCCGTTCCTGTGCACGGTGGCCGCTTGTCCCACCGGCAATGCAAGCCAGTTCTACCTCGGCGTCAACGATGGCAGCCTGAGGGTCACCCGCACCGACAACCACCTGTTCCAGCTTACTGGTCTCGACTACGCGTTCCTGGCGCCGGTGGGGGGACTGGGGGGCTACACCTACGGCCAGCTGACCCTGGTGGGCGAGTTGTCAAACGGTACTAAGGTGTCATATGCCTACGATTTCCCGGTACTCGACAGCCTCGGTTATTCGCCGTTCGAAACCTTGTCGTTGACTGCGTTCGGTGGCAACTATTTCAGCAGCGTGACCATCGGTTCGTGCCTGTTCGACGGTAACGGCGGTTGCGCCAGCCCGCTGGCGGGCGCCGAGAACCAGTCGCAATTCGCCATCGACAACCTGCAAGTGACGCCCGTGCCCGAGCCGGAAACCTACGCCCTGATGGGACTGGGCCTGGGCCTGGTGGGCTGGATGTCGCGCCGCCGTTCGCGTGCCGCCAGCGCTGCCCGCACCAACATCGTTGCCAACACCATCGCCGCCTGA
- a CDS encoding S8 family peptidase, translating to MKLRPICSAIVLLAALSGAAHAEQLRRSYIVQLVDKPVATYTGQVAGLAATQPAAGQRLNVDAGNVQAYISYLDAKQNDVIKTVSAAEITHKYDVVFNGFAALLTDAEVRALKKNAGVAAITADSEMILDTSYTPTFLGLDQPGGLWSQLGGQKLAGEDIIVGIVDSGIWPENPSYADRVDENGNPTHSGGTLAYDAPPASWKGGCDTGEGFTVANCNNKLIGARAYKTANQQLHWTEFASPRDSIGGSVGEGGHGSHTSTTAAGNGGTSAIINGVNLGKISGMAPRARIASYKVCWTDPTRRNGCATSNSVSAINQAVKDGVNVINFSIGPSAGGGSFDEATEQAFLGAAAAGVFVAASGGNSGPTATAPAPVSHISPWLSTVGNSTHNRLYVGDVILPTGVKLTGASSNANTPSSPLILARDAGLAGLTPAQQASLLQCFGPADSVAALLDPAKVTGKILVCDRGNNVLVNKSANAKTAGAVGAIIANVENGAVTILNQAHSLSTVHITKENGAILKSYMAGNTGATAALGNLKPTVDTTVVAPVMSGSSSRGPNVANANILKPDMTAPGTDILAALTPDLTQAQRDAIAAGNPAQTVEFGFLSGTSMASPHVAGVAALLKQRHPTWSPAAIKSALMTTAYNTFNDGQSAKVPWDTSATYAGMRPFGQGAGHIAPTTAADPGLVYDIAPVEYARFLCGQGLVYSAAQCTAFGGGIAAYNLNLASLTASNVLGAQTLTRTVTNVGDTTATYNATATLPGFTVAISPATLTLAPGAKATFTARLTRTTAARDTWSYGSLVWSDGVHTVRSPLTARGTGIAAAANVYSENTSGAKVLTVGTGFAGAFSTAKGLLPATQTTRTIGQAGGADNATLCLNGASAGVNVHNFTVPAGTLVARFALFDSDNTGTGAGDSDLDLILLRGNTLVGQSGELTSNERIELVSPAAGNYTLCVIGYAPAGGQATYKLSSWLVQPTSTAGNFKVMSPSSATLGGTASVGMSWSNLDVGKRYVGAVDYLVGGVRQGTTVIDVDTTDPLPLFKSSSDKGKLAY from the coding sequence ATGAAACTTCGTCCTATCTGCTCCGCCATCGTCCTGCTGGCTGCACTGTCGGGCGCCGCCCACGCCGAACAGCTGCGCCGCTCCTACATCGTGCAACTGGTCGACAAGCCGGTCGCCACCTACACCGGCCAAGTCGCCGGCCTGGCTGCCACCCAGCCGGCTGCAGGCCAGCGCCTCAATGTCGATGCGGGCAATGTGCAGGCTTATATCAGCTACCTCGACGCCAAACAGAACGACGTCATCAAAACCGTCAGCGCTGCCGAGATCACCCACAAATACGACGTGGTGTTCAATGGCTTTGCGGCGCTGCTGACCGACGCCGAAGTGCGCGCACTGAAGAAAAACGCCGGCGTGGCCGCCATCACGGCCGACTCCGAAATGATCCTCGACACCAGCTACACGCCGACCTTCCTGGGCCTCGACCAGCCGGGCGGCCTGTGGTCGCAACTGGGCGGCCAAAAGCTCGCGGGCGAAGACATCATCGTCGGCATCGTCGATAGCGGTATCTGGCCGGAAAATCCCAGCTACGCCGACCGCGTGGACGAGAACGGCAATCCCACCCACAGCGGCGGTACGCTGGCCTACGATGCGCCGCCTGCCAGCTGGAAGGGCGGCTGCGATACCGGCGAAGGTTTTACCGTCGCCAATTGCAACAACAAGCTGATCGGCGCGCGTGCCTACAAGACCGCCAACCAGCAACTGCACTGGACCGAATTCGCCTCGCCGCGCGACTCGATCGGCGGCTCGGTCGGCGAGGGCGGCCACGGCAGCCACACGTCCACCACCGCTGCCGGCAATGGCGGCACCAGCGCCATCATCAACGGCGTCAACCTGGGCAAGATTTCCGGCATGGCGCCGCGCGCCCGCATTGCCTCGTACAAGGTGTGCTGGACCGATCCCACCCGCCGCAACGGCTGCGCCACATCCAACAGCGTCTCGGCGATCAACCAGGCCGTCAAGGACGGCGTCAACGTGATCAACTTCTCGATCGGCCCGTCGGCCGGCGGCGGCTCCTTCGACGAGGCCACCGAGCAGGCCTTCCTGGGTGCGGCGGCAGCCGGCGTGTTCGTTGCCGCCTCGGGCGGCAACTCGGGCCCGACCGCCACCGCGCCGGCGCCAGTAAGCCACATCAGCCCGTGGCTGTCCACGGTCGGCAACTCCACCCACAACCGCCTGTACGTCGGCGACGTAATCCTGCCTACCGGCGTCAAGCTGACTGGCGCTTCGAGCAACGCCAACACCCCTTCGTCGCCGCTGATCCTGGCCAGGGATGCAGGCCTGGCCGGCCTCACGCCGGCCCAGCAGGCGTCGCTGCTCCAGTGCTTCGGCCCGGCCGACAGCGTGGCAGCCCTGCTCGACCCGGCCAAGGTAACCGGCAAGATCCTGGTCTGCGACCGTGGCAACAACGTATTGGTTAACAAGAGCGCCAACGCCAAGACCGCCGGTGCGGTCGGCGCGATCATCGCCAACGTCGAGAACGGTGCAGTCACCATCCTGAACCAGGCGCACTCGCTGTCCACCGTGCACATCACCAAGGAAAACGGCGCTATCCTGAAAAGCTATATGGCGGGCAATACCGGCGCCACGGCTGCGCTGGGCAATCTGAAGCCTACCGTCGATACCACCGTGGTCGCGCCGGTGATGAGCGGCTCGTCCTCGCGCGGCCCGAACGTGGCCAACGCCAACATCCTGAAACCGGACATGACCGCGCCAGGCACCGACATCCTGGCCGCGCTCACGCCCGACCTGACCCAGGCCCAGCGCGACGCGATCGCCGCCGGCAACCCGGCGCAAACGGTCGAGTTCGGCTTCCTGTCGGGTACCTCGATGGCGTCGCCGCACGTGGCTGGCGTGGCCGCGCTGCTCAAGCAGCGCCATCCGACCTGGAGCCCGGCTGCCATCAAGTCGGCGCTGATGACCACCGCCTACAACACCTTCAACGACGGCCAGAGCGCCAAAGTGCCATGGGACACCTCGGCCACCTACGCGGGCATGCGTCCGTTCGGCCAGGGCGCCGGCCACATTGCGCCGACGACGGCGGCCGATCCCGGCCTGGTGTACGACATCGCTCCGGTCGAGTACGCACGCTTCCTGTGTGGCCAGGGCCTGGTGTACAGCGCGGCGCAGTGCACCGCGTTCGGCGGCGGCATCGCAGCCTACAACCTGAACCTGGCGTCGCTTACCGCCTCCAACGTGCTGGGCGCGCAAACGCTCACCCGCACCGTCACCAATGTTGGCGACACCACCGCCACCTATAACGCCACGGCCACACTGCCGGGCTTCACGGTGGCGATCTCGCCGGCCACGCTGACGCTGGCGCCGGGCGCCAAGGCCACCTTCACGGCCCGCCTCACCCGCACCACTGCGGCACGCGATACCTGGTCCTACGGTTCGCTGGTCTGGAGCGACGGCGTGCACACGGTACGCAGCCCGCTGACCGCGCGCGGCACCGGCATTGCCGCAGCTGCCAACGTGTACAGCGAAAACACGTCAGGCGCCAAGGTGCTTACCGTGGGCACCGGTTTTGCCGGCGCCTTCAGCACCGCCAAGGGCTTGCTGCCGGCAACGCAAACCACCCGCACCATCGGCCAGGCCGGCGGCGCGGACAATGCGACGCTGTGCCTGAACGGCGCTTCGGCCGGCGTGAACGTGCACAACTTCACCGTGCCGGCTGGCACGCTGGTGGCGCGCTTCGCACTGTTCGACTCGGACAACACCGGCACGGGCGCCGGCGACTCCGATCTCGACCTGATCCTGTTGCGCGGCAACACCCTGGTGGGCCAGAGCGGCGAACTGACGTCGAACGAGCGCATCGAGCTGGTGTCACCGGCGGCAGGCAATTACACCCTGTGCGTGATCGGTTACGCCCCGGCTGGCGGCCAGGCCACCTACAAGCTGTCGAGCTGGCTGGTACAGCCAACCTCGACCGCTGGTAACTTCAAGGTGATGTCGCCAAGCTCGGCCACCCTGGGCGGCACGGCGTCGGTCGGCATGAGCTGGAGCAACCTGGACGTGGGCAAACGCTACGTCGGTGCGGTGGACTACCTGGTGGGCGGCGTCCGGCAGGGCACCACGGTGATCGATGTGGATACCACCGATCCACTGCCGCTGTTCAAGAGCTCGTCGGACAAGGGCAAACTGGCTTACTAA
- a CDS encoding acyltransferase family protein produces MTATAPAPNRYLPEIDGLRALAVLLVLLCHARFSAVAGGYIGVDVFFVISGYVVCRSILAGQQAGTFSLKQFYTRRLKRLAPALLLVMAATVAFCLVYNFPGSNLTLLKSIRAVLLLNANIFLARQTGYFDLQADKHPLLHTWSLSVEEQFYLVVPLLLLMVARLRAGYTLALVAGLWAAALAWSWYDVSRAAPGAYFFLQGRLFELLCGVVLVFALHRFPVTARRVWYDAMLLAGLAVIVVCGLRYNAGTPMPGINALWPCLGAVLVIVGIEGAHYCRVLLSNRVAVFLGKISYVLYLWHWPVIFAFGRMGWQSAGAMSAALGLSLALAVATHYFVENPLRRACWSPVKTAALLFLLPVLTVLALLQVARKTDNFMAWYPAHYQQDNADAGSTVFDRPRAKQCWSQVEVTPNALCTVGDAASPRKAVLLGDSHAYHLIDFIDQLGKEHGLAIHDMTFTMCAPIEDSPERAGDPGFQQHAQECRAHGRNTIAWVLSRPEISVVFMSAVWDLYQNTGTGAGVQPTGHGFLPGQINTALARTIGKLEAAGKRVVFLEDLPLLPARLENCVSNRVYLPGRAHDECSFPRAEADARYRDIDAILADMRARFPRTATLHTYDVPCDAQRCHASMAGTGLYAHNDRGHLGAGGSAIYYGAYRARHPGEIEQALAELP; encoded by the coding sequence ATGACCGCCACAGCGCCAGCGCCGAATCGTTACCTCCCTGAAATCGATGGCCTGCGTGCCCTGGCCGTGTTGCTGGTGCTGTTATGCCACGCCAGGTTCAGTGCGGTGGCTGGCGGGTACATCGGCGTGGATGTGTTCTTCGTCATTTCCGGCTACGTGGTCTGCCGTTCGATACTGGCCGGCCAGCAGGCCGGCACCTTCAGCCTCAAGCAATTTTATACGCGGCGGCTCAAGCGGCTGGCGCCGGCGCTGCTGCTGGTGATGGCGGCAACCGTGGCGTTCTGCCTGGTGTACAACTTCCCGGGTAGCAACCTCACGCTGCTCAAAAGTATCCGCGCTGTATTGTTATTGAATGCGAATATCTTCCTGGCCAGGCAGACCGGCTACTTCGACTTGCAGGCCGATAAGCACCCGTTGTTACACACCTGGTCGCTGTCGGTCGAGGAGCAGTTCTACCTGGTCGTGCCGCTGCTGTTGCTGATGGTGGCCAGGCTGCGCGCCGGTTACACGCTGGCCCTGGTGGCGGGGCTGTGGGCTGCTGCCCTGGCCTGGTCGTGGTACGACGTGAGCCGCGCTGCGCCCGGCGCATACTTTTTCCTGCAAGGACGGCTGTTCGAATTGCTGTGCGGCGTGGTGCTGGTATTTGCCTTGCACCGTTTTCCCGTCACGGCCAGGCGGGTGTGGTACGACGCCATGTTGCTGGCGGGACTGGCCGTGATCGTGGTGTGCGGATTGCGCTACAACGCGGGTACGCCGATGCCGGGCATAAATGCCTTATGGCCGTGCCTTGGCGCCGTGCTGGTAATCGTCGGCATCGAGGGGGCGCATTACTGCAGGGTTTTGCTGAGCAACCGCGTGGCTGTCTTCCTGGGCAAGATCTCGTACGTGCTGTACCTATGGCACTGGCCGGTGATTTTCGCGTTCGGTCGCATGGGCTGGCAATCGGCGGGTGCGATGTCCGCCGCGCTGGGGCTGTCGTTGGCGCTGGCCGTGGCCACCCACTACTTCGTGGAAAACCCGTTGCGTCGCGCGTGCTGGTCGCCGGTAAAAACCGCCGCGCTGCTGTTCCTGCTGCCGGTGCTGACGGTGCTGGCGCTGCTGCAGGTGGCCCGCAAGACCGACAATTTCATGGCCTGGTATCCGGCGCACTACCAGCAGGACAATGCCGATGCCGGCAGTACCGTGTTCGACCGGCCGCGCGCCAAACAGTGCTGGAGCCAGGTCGAGGTGACTCCGAACGCGCTGTGCACGGTGGGCGATGCCGCGTCGCCGCGCAAGGCGGTGTTGCTTGGAGATAGCCATGCTTACCACCTGATCGATTTTATCGATCAACTCGGCAAGGAACATGGTCTGGCCATCCACGACATGACCTTCACCATGTGTGCGCCGATCGAGGACAGTCCCGAGCGCGCCGGCGACCCCGGCTTCCAGCAGCACGCGCAGGAGTGCCGCGCGCATGGCCGCAACACCATTGCCTGGGTATTGTCGCGGCCGGAGATATCGGTGGTGTTCATGTCGGCAGTGTGGGACCTGTATCAGAACACCGGCACCGGCGCTGGCGTGCAACCGACCGGCCACGGTTTCCTGCCTGGCCAGATCAATACCGCGCTGGCGCGCACCATCGGCAAGCTGGAAGCGGCAGGCAAGCGCGTGGTATTCCTCGAAGACCTGCCGCTCTTGCCTGCCAGACTGGAAAACTGCGTCTCGAATCGGGTGTACCTGCCCGGCCGCGCGCACGACGAGTGCAGCTTTCCGCGCGCCGAGGCCGATGCGCGCTATCGCGACATCGACGCCATCCTTGCCGACATGCGCGCGCGCTTTCCGCGCACCGCCACGCTGCATACCTATGACGTGCCGTGCGATGCGCAGCGTTGCCACGCCAGCATGGCCGGTACCGGCCTGTATGCACATAACGATCGCGGCCACCTGGGCGCCGGCGGCAGCGCCATATACTACGGCGCCTATCGCGCGCGCCATCCGGGCGAGATCGAGCAGGCGCTGGCAGAACTTCCCTAG
- a CDS encoding branched-chain amino acid ABC transporter substrate-binding protein yields MRLPLLLLLSSLNAAAQNQSHGKPQPQVPQVRIGVVAPLSGASAHLGKDIENGARMAIDDLNATGPQIGGRNVQFVLQVEDDAGDPKQGTAVAQKLVDAEVAGVVGHLNSGTSVPASRIYAAAGIAQITPAATTPLYTRQGFQTAFRLVANDNKIGEVLGRYAVHTLKARRIAVIDDRTAFGQGLADAFLKGVRAQGTAADAVSRQYTTDRATDFNAILTQIKARQPDLIFFGGMDAVAGPMLKQMKTLGLDVRLLSGDGICAERLPQLAGDALADNQVTCAVAGGVTGNYDAGYRAFVDRYQQRFKLPLQTYAPYAYDAVMLLAKSMQAAGTAVPKQYLPELAKIKYQGVTGAIGFDRYGDLANPAVTLYTYRGGRKTRIDILH; encoded by the coding sequence ATGCGCCTGCCCCTCCTCCTCCTGCTCTCCAGCCTGAACGCCGCAGCCCAAAACCAGTCCCACGGCAAGCCCCAACCGCAAGTGCCGCAAGTGCGCATCGGCGTTGTCGCGCCCTTGTCCGGCGCCAGCGCCCATCTCGGCAAGGACATCGAAAACGGCGCCCGCATGGCAATCGACGACCTCAACGCCACCGGCCCGCAGATCGGCGGGCGCAACGTGCAGTTCGTGTTGCAGGTCGAGGATGACGCCGGCGATCCCAAGCAGGGCACGGCCGTGGCGCAAAAACTGGTCGATGCCGAGGTGGCCGGCGTGGTCGGCCACCTCAATTCCGGCACCAGCGTGCCGGCCTCGCGCATCTACGCGGCGGCCGGCATTGCGCAGATCACACCGGCCGCCACCACGCCGCTGTACACGCGCCAGGGTTTCCAGACCGCGTTCCGGCTGGTGGCCAACGACAACAAGATCGGTGAAGTGCTGGGCCGCTACGCGGTGCACACGCTCAAGGCGCGCCGCATCGCCGTGATCGACGACCGCACCGCGTTCGGCCAGGGCCTGGCCGATGCCTTCCTCAAGGGCGTGCGCGCGCAGGGCACGGCGGCGGACGCCGTCAGCCGCCAGTACACCACTGACCGCGCCACCGACTTCAACGCCATCCTCACCCAGATCAAGGCGCGCCAGCCCGACCTGATCTTCTTTGGCGGCATGGATGCGGTAGCCGGCCCCATGCTCAAGCAGATGAAGACGCTGGGCCTGGACGTGCGGCTGCTGAGCGGCGATGGCATCTGCGCCGAACGCCTGCCGCAGCTGGCCGGCGATGCCCTGGCCGACAACCAGGTCACCTGCGCCGTGGCCGGCGGCGTGACCGGCAACTACGACGCCGGCTACCGCGCCTTCGTGGACCGCTACCAGCAACGTTTCAAGCTGCCGCTGCAAACCTATGCGCCGTACGCCTACGATGCGGTGATGCTGCTGGCCAAGTCGATGCAGGCGGCCGGCACCGCCGTGCCGAAACAGTATCTGCCCGAACTGGCCAAGATCAAGTACCAGGGCGTGACCGGCGCCATCGGCTTCGACCGCTACGGCGACCTGGCCAACCCGGCCGTGACGCTGTACACCTATCGCGGCGGGCGCAAGACCCGCATCGACATCCTGCACTAG
- the pepN gene encoding aminopeptidase N, protein MKQHLIAAALVLAFGAAHPAFAATPAPRAENAYLSQEDAMARSARVSNVDYTLQFTLTGKETFSGTTTLEFDLKDTEQSLTIDLDKATIGKLVVNGKAVAPQYNQWFITIAPQDLKVGRNSVTIAYERLHSTNGEGLHRMVDPVDGRVYTYSHFEPAAAHQMFALFDQPDLKGTYQVTVTTPADWVAVSTMRESGVKDVAGAKEWTFPRTKKLSPYNFSMHAGPYKVWEDNSGPYPMRLFARQSVAAQVSPKDWFTYTSQGLKFFDEYFGVPYQFAKYDQLLVPDFLYGAMENAGAITFAEGRFLHKETMTAAQRQSLASVIMHEMAHQWFGDLVTMKWWNGLWLNESFASFMGTLGTAEATEFKNAWQSFYSSGKQAAYVMDERVTTHPIETPVPSTANAFDNIDAITYSKGASTLMQLRHLLGAEVFRKGVHNYLVKYSYQNAELKDFIGSLGEAANRDLNGWTKEWLYEPGVNTIEASLSCAGGKVNSFKLLQSAPSKDMPTLREQRVQVALFKQGKDGMALSQNVAVTYKGAETPVPELVGAACPDLVYPNYQDWGFAKVALDQKSFATAQASLGKVDDPLLRAMLWQSLWDSVRDGKLPLNSFLKTVLANAPAEKDYTLLGDIVGKIGQSKYYLDKMGPSAAKYRSKVGVQLEDMAFKATVAAGGDSNFQRRWFTTYVNLASSPAALKRLADILDGKLVVPGLNVSQDARWDIVARLNRYDVRGSAALLTAEQARDKSDSGQAAALAATVARPDAKVKAEWLATIGDLQTKLPFSRIRTAMFGLYPAEQGALAEQSAGARLDSLAQVDQAAGPVYMRAYAAALIPAACTPASVARLQAAVASQTGLSAGTRRALLVTHQEDERCVAIKKAITE, encoded by the coding sequence ATGAAACAACATCTGATCGCCGCCGCCCTGGTGCTGGCCTTTGGCGCCGCCCATCCCGCGTTTGCTGCTACCCCGGCCCCGCGCGCCGAAAACGCCTACCTGTCGCAGGAAGACGCCATGGCGCGCTCGGCCCGCGTCTCCAACGTCGATTACACGCTGCAATTCACGCTGACCGGCAAGGAAACCTTCTCCGGCACCACCACGCTGGAATTCGACCTGAAAGACACCGAGCAGTCGCTGACCATCGACCTCGACAAGGCGACCATTGGCAAGCTCGTCGTCAACGGCAAGGCCGTCGCGCCCCAGTACAACCAGTGGTTCATCACCATTGCGCCGCAAGACCTGAAAGTGGGCCGCAACAGCGTCACCATCGCCTACGAGCGCCTGCACAGCACTAACGGCGAGGGCTTGCACCGCATGGTCGATCCGGTCGATGGCCGCGTGTACACGTATTCGCACTTCGAGCCGGCCGCCGCGCACCAGATGTTCGCGCTGTTCGACCAGCCCGACCTGAAAGGCACGTACCAGGTCACCGTTACCACGCCGGCCGACTGGGTGGCGGTGTCCACCATGCGCGAGAGCGGCGTCAAGGATGTGGCTGGTGCGAAAGAATGGACCTTCCCGCGCACCAAGAAACTGAGCCCGTACAACTTCTCGATGCACGCCGGTCCGTATAAGGTATGGGAAGACAACAGCGGTCCGTACCCGATGCGCCTGTTCGCACGGCAGTCGGTGGCAGCGCAAGTGTCGCCCAAGGACTGGTTCACGTACACGTCGCAGGGCCTGAAATTCTTCGACGAGTACTTCGGTGTGCCGTACCAGTTTGCCAAGTACGACCAGCTCCTGGTGCCGGACTTCCTGTACGGCGCCATGGAAAACGCCGGCGCCATCACCTTTGCCGAAGGGCGCTTCCTGCACAAGGAAACCATGACCGCCGCCCAGCGCCAGAGCCTGGCGTCGGTGATCATGCACGAGATGGCGCACCAGTGGTTCGGCGACCTGGTCACCATGAAGTGGTGGAACGGCCTGTGGTTGAACGAAAGTTTCGCGTCCTTCATGGGCACGCTGGGTACGGCCGAAGCCACCGAGTTCAAGAACGCCTGGCAGAGCTTTTATTCGAGCGGCAAGCAGGCTGCGTACGTCATGGACGAGCGCGTGACCACGCACCCGATCGAAACGCCGGTGCCTTCGACTGCCAACGCCTTCGACAATATCGACGCGATCACCTACTCGAAGGGCGCCTCCACCCTGATGCAACTGCGCCACCTGCTGGGTGCGGAAGTGTTCCGCAAGGGCGTACATAACTACCTGGTCAAGTATTCGTACCAGAATGCCGAACTGAAAGACTTCATCGGCAGCCTGGGCGAGGCCGCCAACCGCGACCTGAACGGCTGGACGAAGGAATGGTTGTACGAGCCGGGCGTCAACACCATCGAGGCGTCGCTCAGCTGTGCCGGCGGCAAGGTCAACAGTTTTAAACTGCTGCAAAGCGCGCCAAGCAAGGACATGCCGACCCTGCGCGAACAGCGCGTGCAAGTGGCGCTGTTCAAGCAGGGCAAGGATGGCATGGCGCTGAGCCAGAACGTCGCGGTCACCTACAAGGGCGCCGAGACGCCAGTGCCGGAGCTGGTGGGCGCGGCCTGCCCGGACCTGGTCTATCCGAACTACCAGGACTGGGGTTTTGCCAAGGTGGCGCTGGACCAGAAATCGTTTGCCACTGCGCAGGCGTCGCTGGGCAAGGTGGACGATCCGCTGCTGCGCGCGATGCTGTGGCAGAGCTTGTGGGATAGCGTGCGCGACGGCAAACTGCCGCTCAACAGTTTCCTGAAAACCGTGCTGGCCAACGCGCCGGCCGAGAAGGATTACACGCTGCTGGGCGATATCGTCGGCAAGATCGGTCAATCGAAGTATTACCTCGACAAGATGGGCCCGTCCGCCGCCAAGTACCGCAGCAAGGTGGGCGTGCAGCTGGAAGACATGGCGTTCAAGGCCACGGTCGCGGCCGGCGGCGACAGCAACTTCCAGCGCCGCTGGTTCACCACCTATGTCAACCTGGCCAGCAGCCCGGCCGCGCTCAAGCGCCTGGCCGACATCCTCGATGGCAAGCTGGTGGTGCCGGGCCTGAACGTGAGCCAGGACGCGCGCTGGGACATCGTTGCCCGCCTGAACCGTTACGACGTCCGTGGCAGCGCCGCGCTGCTGACCGCCGAGCAGGCGCGCGACAAGTCCGACAGCGGACAGGCCGCCGCACTGGCCGCCACCGTGGCCCGTCCGGACGCCAAGGTCAAGGCCGAATGGCTGGCCACCATCGGCGACCTGCAGACCAAGCTGCCGTTCTCGCGCATCCGCACCGCCATGTTCGGACTGTATCCGGCCGAGCAGGGCGCGCTGGCCGAACAGAGCGCCGGTGCGCGCCTGGACAGCCTGGCGCAGGTGGATCAAGCGGCCGGCCCGGTCTACATGCGCGCTTACGCGGCAGCCCTGATACCGGCCGCGTGCACGCCGGCCAGCGTGGCGCGCCTGCAAGCGGCGGTGGCGTCGCAGACCGGCTTGTCGGCCGGCACCCGCCGTGCGCTGCTGGTCACGCACCAGGAAGATGAGCGCTGCGTTGCTATCAAGAAAGCGATCACAGAATAA